Proteins encoded together in one Maricaulis maris window:
- a CDS encoding F0F1 ATP synthase subunit epsilon, whose amino-acid sequence MADKLHFDLVSPERRLFAGNVDQVVVPGEEGDFGVLPNHAPFMSVIRPGAITVIDGGAETRTFIHGGFAEVTPAGLTILAEEAIAVADIDADQLAQDLSNAREDVTAAKDDEEREHAAALVAKYEAMQAVVAH is encoded by the coding sequence ATGGCTGACAAACTCCATTTTGATCTCGTCTCTCCGGAGCGCCGCCTGTTCGCCGGTAATGTCGACCAGGTTGTCGTGCCTGGCGAAGAAGGTGATTTCGGTGTGCTGCCGAACCACGCCCCCTTCATGTCGGTGATCCGCCCCGGTGCGATCACGGTGATTGATGGTGGTGCGGAGACCCGGACCTTCATTCATGGCGGGTTCGCCGAGGTTACCCCGGCCGGTCTCACCATTCTGGCCGAGGAAGCCATCGCCGTGGCTGATATCGACGCTGACCAGTTGGCGCAGGACCTGTCCAATGCCCGCGAAGACGTGACTGCGGCCAAGGACGATGAAGAGCGCGAGCATGCGGCTGCACTCGTTGCCAAGTATGAGGCGATGCAGGCGGTGGTCGCCCACTAG
- the atpD gene encoding F0F1 ATP synthase subunit beta, protein MSTSQGRIVQITGAVVDVEFDGILPDILNALETTNDGKTLTLEVAQHLGENTVRTIAMDATEGLQRGTEVSDTGRPIMVPVGPGTLGRIMNVTGQPIDEAGDVPHTMTAPIHRAAPTFAEQATEAEMLPTGIKVVDLLCPYAKGGKIGLFGGAGVGKTVLIQELINNIAKLFGGYSVFAGVGERTREGNDLYWEMIESGVNKDPKEHDGSTEGSRCALVFGQMNEPPGARARVALSGLAQAEYFRDEEGKDVLFFVDNIFRFTQAGSELSALLGRIPSAVGYQPTLATDMGALQERITSTNKGSITSVQAVYVPADDMTDPAPATTFAHLDATTVLNRAISEKGIYPAVDPLDSTSRILEPRIVGDEHYATARRVQEILQRYKALQDIIAILGMDELSEEDKLTVARARKVERFLSQPFDVAEIFTGFPGIQVPVADTVKGFKAICDGEYDHLPEAAFYMVGTIEDAVKKAEKLAAEAA, encoded by the coding sequence ATGAGCACATCCCAAGGCCGCATCGTCCAGATTACCGGCGCTGTTGTTGACGTTGAATTCGACGGCATCCTGCCGGACATCCTCAACGCTCTTGAAACCACCAATGATGGCAAGACGCTGACTCTCGAGGTTGCCCAGCACCTCGGCGAGAACACCGTTCGCACTATCGCCATGGACGCCACTGAAGGTCTGCAGCGCGGCACCGAAGTGTCTGACACCGGTCGGCCGATCATGGTTCCGGTTGGTCCGGGCACGCTCGGCCGCATCATGAATGTGACCGGCCAGCCGATCGACGAAGCAGGCGATGTCCCGCACACGATGACGGCGCCGATCCACCGGGCTGCCCCGACCTTTGCCGAGCAGGCAACGGAAGCGGAAATGCTGCCGACCGGCATCAAGGTTGTTGACCTGCTTTGCCCCTACGCGAAGGGCGGCAAGATCGGCCTGTTCGGCGGCGCCGGCGTTGGCAAGACGGTTCTCATCCAGGAACTGATCAACAATATCGCCAAGCTGTTCGGTGGTTACTCGGTCTTCGCCGGTGTCGGCGAGCGGACCCGCGAAGGTAACGACCTGTACTGGGAAATGATCGAATCCGGCGTGAACAAGGACCCCAAGGAGCATGATGGCTCGACGGAAGGTTCGCGTTGCGCCCTGGTCTTTGGCCAGATGAACGAGCCTCCGGGTGCCCGTGCCCGCGTGGCGCTGTCGGGTCTCGCCCAGGCTGAGTATTTCCGCGATGAAGAGGGCAAGGACGTTCTCTTCTTCGTCGACAACATCTTCCGCTTCACCCAGGCTGGCTCGGAACTCTCCGCGCTGCTGGGCCGCATCCCGTCCGCCGTGGGTTACCAGCCGACGCTGGCCACCGACATGGGTGCGCTGCAGGAACGCATTACCTCGACCAACAAGGGTTCGATCACCTCGGTGCAGGCTGTTTACGTGCCGGCCGATGACATGACCGACCCGGCTCCGGCCACCACCTTCGCCCACCTTGATGCGACTACGGTTCTCAACCGTGCGATTTCGGAAAAGGGCATCTATCCGGCCGTTGATCCGCTCGACTCCACGTCGCGTATCCTCGAGCCGCGCATTGTTGGCGACGAGCACTACGCCACGGCCCGCCGGGTTCAGGAAATCCTCCAGCGCTACAAGGCTCTGCAGGACATCATCGCGATCCTGGGCATGGACGAGCTGTCGGAAGAGGACAAGCTGACCGTGGCCCGCGCCCGCAAGGTTGAGCGTTTCCTGTCGCAGCCGTTCGACGTGGCTGAAATCTTCACCGGCTTCCCGGGCATCCAGGTGCCGGTTGCCGACACCGTGAAGGGTTTCAAAGCCATCTGTGACGGTGAGTATGACCACCTGCCGGAAGCGGCGTTCTATATGGTCGGTACCATCGAAGACGCTGTGAAGAAGGCCGAGAAACTGGCTGCTGAAGCCGCTTAA
- a CDS encoding F0F1 ATP synthase subunit gamma: MASLKDLKNRIGSVKSTQKITKAMQMVAAAKLRRAQDAAEAARPYAERMAAVMANLSTAMSGTPGASPLLVGTGKSDTYLLVVMTADRGLCGGFNTNIVKKARERVTALKADGKDVKIICVGKKGADQLKRNFASLIVDKMELSGEKTVSGATAARIGDKIRHLFENGEFDVCELVSAQFVSVISQKPRAKVLIPAIDAIDEGVERPDLGGAVYDAEPDEETILNVLLPRYADTVILSALLENVAGEMGAKMAAMDNATRNAGELIDKLNLVYNRTRQAQITTELTEIISGAEAL; this comes from the coding sequence ATGGCGAGCCTTAAGGACCTTAAAAACCGGATCGGAAGCGTCAAGTCGACGCAGAAGATCACCAAGGCGATGCAAATGGTCGCCGCTGCGAAGCTGCGCCGTGCGCAGGACGCTGCGGAAGCCGCGCGCCCCTATGCCGAACGCATGGCGGCCGTGATGGCCAACCTGTCGACCGCCATGTCCGGAACGCCGGGCGCGTCGCCGCTCCTCGTCGGGACCGGCAAGTCGGATACCTATCTGCTGGTCGTCATGACCGCCGACCGTGGCCTGTGCGGTGGCTTCAACACGAATATCGTGAAGAAGGCCCGCGAGCGCGTGACCGCGCTCAAGGCTGACGGCAAGGACGTCAAGATCATCTGCGTGGGCAAGAAGGGCGCTGACCAGCTCAAGCGCAATTTTGCCTCGCTGATCGTCGACAAGATGGAATTGTCCGGCGAGAAGACGGTTTCCGGTGCCACCGCGGCCCGGATCGGCGACAAGATCCGCCACCTGTTCGAGAATGGCGAGTTCGACGTGTGCGAACTTGTCTCCGCCCAATTTGTATCGGTCATTTCCCAGAAACCCCGCGCCAAAGTCCTCATCCCGGCCATCGACGCCATTGATGAAGGTGTTGAGCGTCCGGATCTGGGCGGTGCCGTCTATGACGCCGAGCCGGATGAGGAAACCATCCTCAACGTGCTGCTGCCGCGTTACGCCGACACGGTCATCCTGTCTGCCCTGCTGGAAAATGTTGCCGGCGAAATGGGTGCCAAGATGGCTGCGATGGACAACGCCACGCGCAATGCCGGCGAACTGATCGACAAACTCAACCTTGTTTATAACCGCACCCGTCAGGCGCAGATCACCACGGAGTTGACTGAAATCATCTCCGGCGCCGAGGCCCTCTAG
- the atpA gene encoding F0F1 ATP synthase subunit alpha, whose translation MDIRAAEISAILKDQIKNYGAEAKVSDVGSVLSVGDGIARVYGLDEVKAGELVEFPGGIKGMALNLERDNVGCVIFGDDRGIKEGDTVKRLGSIVDTSVGKGLLGRVVDGLGEPIDGKGPLKDISERRRVDVKAPGIIPRKSVHEPMATGIKAIDAMIPVGRGQRELIIGDRQTGKTAIALDTILNQKAINEGDDESAKLYCIYVAVGQKRSTVAQIVKTLEENGALDYTIIVAATASDPAPMQFLAPFTACAMAEYFRDNGMHALIVYDDLSKQAVAYRQMSLLLRRPPGREAYPGDVFYLHSRLLERAAKLNEANGSGSMTALPIIETQANDVSAYIPTNVISITDGQIFLETDLFYQGIRPAVNVGLSVSRVGSAAQTKAMKQVAGKMKGELAQYREMAAFAQFGSDLDAATQKLLNRGQRLTELLKQPQFSPLSMEEQVCVIYAGTRGYLDNLPTSDVQRYEADLLRHLHSEHAALLASIRDEKKLTDDSEGKLKAALDKFTEHFA comes from the coding sequence ATGGACATCCGTGCCGCAGAAATTTCTGCGATCCTCAAGGATCAAATCAAGAATTACGGTGCCGAAGCGAAGGTTTCGGACGTGGGTAGCGTGCTGTCAGTTGGTGACGGTATCGCCCGCGTCTATGGCCTCGATGAGGTCAAGGCCGGCGAGCTCGTCGAGTTCCCGGGCGGCATCAAGGGCATGGCCCTGAACCTGGAGCGCGACAATGTCGGTTGCGTGATCTTCGGTGATGACCGGGGTATCAAGGAAGGCGACACCGTCAAGCGTCTCGGCTCGATCGTGGACACCTCCGTCGGCAAGGGCCTGCTCGGCCGCGTTGTCGATGGTCTCGGTGAGCCGATCGACGGCAAGGGCCCGCTGAAGGATATTTCCGAGCGTCGCCGCGTGGACGTGAAGGCGCCGGGCATCATCCCGCGCAAATCCGTGCACGAGCCGATGGCAACGGGCATCAAGGCCATCGACGCCATGATCCCGGTTGGCCGCGGCCAGCGCGAGCTGATCATCGGTGACCGCCAGACCGGCAAGACCGCGATCGCGCTCGATACCATCCTGAACCAGAAAGCCATCAACGAAGGCGATGACGAGAGCGCCAAGCTCTACTGCATCTACGTCGCCGTCGGCCAGAAGCGTTCCACGGTCGCCCAGATTGTGAAGACGCTCGAGGAAAATGGCGCGCTGGATTACACCATCATCGTCGCCGCGACCGCTTCGGACCCGGCTCCGATGCAGTTCCTCGCACCGTTCACCGCCTGTGCGATGGCCGAGTATTTCCGCGATAACGGCATGCACGCGCTGATCGTCTATGATGATCTGTCCAAGCAGGCCGTAGCCTATCGCCAGATGTCCCTGCTGCTGCGCCGCCCGCCGGGCCGCGAAGCCTATCCGGGTGATGTTTTCTACCTTCACTCCCGCCTGCTCGAGCGCGCCGCCAAGCTGAATGAAGCCAATGGCTCCGGTTCCATGACGGCCCTGCCGATCATTGAAACCCAGGCGAACGACGTGTCGGCCTATATCCCGACCAACGTGATCTCGATCACCGACGGTCAGATCTTCCTGGAAACCGACCTGTTCTACCAGGGCATCCGCCCGGCCGTGAACGTGGGTCTGTCGGTGTCGCGCGTTGGCTCGGCTGCCCAGACCAAGGCCATGAAGCAGGTTGCCGGCAAGATGAAAGGCGAACTGGCCCAGTACCGCGAAATGGCGGCCTTCGCCCAGTTCGGTTCCGACCTCGATGCCGCGACCCAGAAGCTCCTGAACCGGGGTCAGCGCCTGACCGAGCTCCTCAAGCAGCCGCAATTCTCGCCGCTGTCGATGGAAGAGCAGGTCTGCGTGATCTATGCCGGTACCCGTGGCTACCTCGATAACCTGCCGACCTCTGACGTCCAGCGCTATGAAGCCGATCTTCTGCGCCACCTGCACAGCGAACATGCTGCGCTGCTGGCCTCGATCCGCGACGAGAAGAAGCTGACCGACGACAGCGAAGGCAAGCTGAAGGCGGCGCTCGACAAGTTCACCGAACATTTCGCGTGA
- a CDS encoding F0F1 ATP synthase subunit delta — translation MTANAAGRYATALFELAKSEGAAAAVEADLAALRAMLNESDELAGVLASPLHSADAKTGILAALAKKAEFNPLTGNALGVVAHNGRAGELDDVARVYVALAAADRGVITADVQTAAALTKKQTEALAASLKGAFGREIEVRTEVRPELMGGLIVKVGSRMFDSSLRTKLDGMKTAMKEA, via the coding sequence ATGACAGCCAACGCCGCGGGACGCTATGCGACCGCGTTGTTCGAGCTGGCGAAATCCGAGGGTGCTGCGGCGGCTGTGGAGGCTGATCTCGCAGCCCTGCGCGCAATGCTCAACGAGTCAGATGAGCTGGCCGGGGTTCTTGCCTCGCCGTTGCATTCTGCCGACGCCAAGACCGGCATTCTGGCCGCTCTGGCGAAGAAGGCCGAGTTCAACCCGCTGACCGGTAATGCGTTGGGCGTCGTCGCCCATAATGGTCGTGCCGGTGAGCTCGACGATGTGGCGCGCGTTTATGTCGCGCTGGCCGCCGCCGACCGGGGCGTCATCACCGCAGACGTGCAAACGGCCGCTGCGCTGACCAAGAAACAGACCGAGGCCCTCGCGGCTTCGCTGAAGGGTGCCTTCGGGCGCGAAATCGAGGTCCGTACGGAAGTGCGGCCTGAATTGATGGGCGGACTGATCGTGAAGGTCGGTTCCCGCATGTTCGACTCCTCCCTCCGCACCAAGCTGGATGGGATGAAGACCGCGATGAAAGAGGCCTAG
- a CDS encoding TerC family protein: MFEFLTSPAVWMSLLTLTFLEIVLGVDNVVFVSVASQKLARDQQERGRNLGIWSGALMRVVLLFGLVWLTGLTHATLFTLPEFLHGLADAEHPDMLIDVTLEDLILLLGGLFLLWKGTTEIHDTIEGHAHEAGSGKVSGFVAVIVQMSVINVVFSLDSVLTAVGMTRDLGGADGETVRLFVMVSAVLVSTVIMVISAKRVAGFLERHATAKMLALSFILLVGVALIADGLGFHIPRGYLYFAIAFSLLVEVLNIMARKGRKTAD; encoded by the coding sequence ATGTTTGAATTCCTGACATCGCCAGCCGTGTGGATGTCGCTTCTGACACTCACTTTCCTCGAGATTGTCCTTGGCGTCGACAATGTGGTTTTCGTATCCGTGGCATCACAGAAGCTGGCCCGGGATCAGCAGGAGCGGGGCCGCAATCTCGGTATCTGGTCCGGCGCGCTGATGAGGGTGGTCCTGCTGTTTGGCCTGGTCTGGCTGACCGGACTGACCCACGCGACCCTGTTCACGCTCCCCGAGTTCCTGCACGGCCTGGCTGATGCCGAGCATCCGGACATGTTGATCGACGTGACGCTCGAGGACCTCATCCTGCTGCTGGGCGGCCTTTTCCTGCTCTGGAAGGGCACGACGGAGATCCATGACACGATTGAGGGGCACGCCCATGAGGCCGGCAGCGGCAAGGTCTCCGGTTTCGTCGCGGTGATCGTCCAGATGTCGGTGATCAACGTTGTCTTCTCGCTCGATTCTGTCCTCACCGCGGTTGGCATGACGCGTGATCTGGGAGGGGCCGACGGCGAGACCGTGCGGCTTTTCGTCATGGTATCAGCGGTTCTGGTCTCGACCGTCATCATGGTGATTTCGGCCAAGCGAGTGGCCGGCTTTCTGGAGCGCCATGCGACCGCCAAGATGCTGGCACTCAGTTTCATCCTCCTGGTGGGGGTCGCGCTGATCGCCGATGGTCTGGGTTTTCATATTCCGCGGGGCTATCTCTACTTTGCGATTGCCTTCTCGCTGTTGGTGGAAGTGCTCAACATCATGGCCCGAAAGGGCCGTAAAACGGCGGATTGA
- a CDS encoding primosomal protein N', with protein MTEASEYRVSILFPLPLPEPFDYLVPAEMVLQPGDHVRAPLGKRSARGVVWAVKAGPGERKLKPVEGPAGGPPLPAGIRRFVDWLARYLVQSPGIVLRSVLRSTDALKPSPTETVYLRGTGEPDRMTDARQRVIDAVMALREASAADLAREAGVTASVVKGLVRSGALTEQVRQVDAPFDDPDPDGEGLTLTVMQAEAAGVLRRLARAGGFQAALLDGVTGSGKTEVYFEAIAEILRLEPDAQILIMLPEIALTEAVLSRFEARFGAEPALWHSGAGPKARRRTWREVAEGRARIVVGARSSLFLPFPNLRMIVVDEEHDPTYKQDEGLPYQGRDLAVVRAKIEGAMVILASATPSLESLANAQAGRYVHVRLAARPGAAILPEIDTIDLREHPAEKGRWMSPPLIEAVRETLERGEQSLLYLNRRGYAPLVLCRTCGHRMVSPDTQSYLVEHRYTGRLVCHVTGFSMPKPKHCPGCNAEDSLTSIGPGVERVAEEAKLTFPEARVEIYSSDSRAGAEIVSAMERGEIDILVGTQIAAKGHNFPGLTLVGVIDADLGLAGGDPRAGERTFQTLVQVAGRAGRAERPGRALLQTHQPEHDAIQALIAGDRDAFLDMEFMVRESLGLPPFGRLAAIGFMSMNLETLDRVANDYAAKAPNSEGIEIWGPAEPPRAMIRGWHRRRILVRADKEIDISAYLRAWSNRVKTPPSVRVSIDVEPYSFI; from the coding sequence GTGACAGAAGCGAGTGAGTATCGCGTCTCCATCCTGTTCCCGCTCCCCTTGCCAGAGCCGTTTGACTATCTGGTCCCCGCCGAAATGGTGCTTCAGCCCGGAGATCATGTTCGCGCTCCGCTAGGCAAACGATCCGCCCGCGGCGTTGTCTGGGCGGTCAAGGCTGGTCCCGGTGAGCGAAAGCTGAAGCCGGTTGAAGGCCCGGCCGGCGGGCCGCCCTTGCCCGCCGGCATTCGCCGTTTTGTCGATTGGCTGGCCCGCTATCTGGTGCAATCCCCCGGTATTGTCCTGCGCTCTGTTCTGCGCTCAACCGACGCCTTGAAACCATCTCCGACGGAGACCGTCTATCTGCGTGGCACGGGTGAACCGGACCGCATGACCGATGCCCGCCAGCGTGTCATCGATGCGGTCATGGCCCTGCGAGAAGCCAGCGCAGCGGATCTCGCTCGCGAAGCCGGTGTAACGGCTTCAGTGGTGAAGGGCCTGGTAAGGTCCGGGGCCTTGACTGAGCAGGTCCGACAGGTGGATGCGCCGTTCGACGATCCGGATCCGGACGGTGAGGGGCTGACCCTGACGGTCATGCAGGCAGAAGCAGCCGGTGTGCTGCGACGGCTGGCTCGTGCAGGCGGTTTTCAGGCCGCCCTGCTGGATGGCGTGACCGGTTCCGGCAAGACCGAGGTCTATTTCGAGGCGATCGCGGAAATCCTGCGCCTCGAACCGGATGCCCAGATCCTGATCATGCTGCCCGAGATCGCCCTGACCGAGGCGGTCCTGTCACGCTTCGAGGCGCGTTTTGGCGCCGAGCCGGCGCTCTGGCATTCGGGCGCCGGCCCGAAGGCGCGGCGGCGGACCTGGCGTGAAGTGGCGGAAGGTCGGGCGCGCATCGTGGTCGGCGCCCGGTCCTCGCTGTTTCTACCCTTCCCCAATCTGCGCATGATCGTGGTCGATGAGGAGCATGACCCGACTTACAAACAGGATGAAGGGCTGCCTTATCAGGGCCGTGACCTGGCAGTCGTCCGGGCCAAGATCGAGGGCGCCATGGTCATCCTGGCCTCGGCGACGCCGTCACTTGAAAGCCTCGCCAATGCCCAGGCGGGCCGCTACGTCCATGTCCGGCTTGCGGCTCGTCCCGGTGCCGCCATTCTGCCTGAAATCGACACGATCGACCTGCGCGAACACCCGGCGGAGAAGGGTCGCTGGATGTCGCCGCCGCTGATCGAGGCGGTCCGGGAGACTCTGGAGCGTGGCGAGCAGTCGCTGCTCTATCTGAACCGTCGGGGCTATGCGCCCCTGGTGCTGTGCCGGACCTGTGGCCATCGCATGGTCTCGCCCGACACCCAGTCCTATCTGGTCGAGCACCGTTATACAGGGCGTCTGGTCTGCCACGTGACCGGGTTTTCCATGCCCAAACCAAAGCATTGCCCGGGCTGCAACGCCGAAGACAGCCTGACTTCGATCGGGCCGGGTGTCGAACGGGTTGCCGAGGAGGCCAAGCTGACCTTCCCGGAGGCGCGGGTCGAGATCTACTCGTCTGACAGCCGCGCCGGGGCCGAAATTGTTTCGGCCATGGAGCGCGGCGAGATCGATATCCTGGTCGGCACCCAGATCGCCGCCAAGGGCCATAACTTTCCCGGGCTCACACTGGTTGGTGTGATTGATGCCGATCTGGGCCTGGCCGGCGGCGATCCACGCGCCGGGGAGCGAACCTTCCAAACCCTTGTCCAAGTGGCGGGGCGGGCGGGCCGGGCGGAACGGCCGGGGCGGGCGCTGTTGCAGACACATCAGCCCGAACACGACGCAATCCAGGCCCTGATCGCCGGCGATCGCGATGCTTTCCTCGACATGGAGTTCATGGTCCGCGAGTCGCTGGGCCTGCCGCCGTTCGGTCGGCTCGCCGCAATCGGCTTCATGTCCATGAATCTCGAGACGCTGGACCGCGTGGCCAATGACTATGCCGCCAAGGCCCCCAATTCGGAAGGGATCGAGATCTGGGGGCCTGCCGAGCCTCCGCGTGCCATGATCCGGGGCTGGCATCGCCGCCGCATTCTCGTCCGTGCCGACAAGGAAATCGATATTTCCGCCTATCTGCGTGCCTGGTCGAACCGAGTGAAGACGCCGCCCTCGGTGCGGGTGTCAATCGACGTGGAACCCTATAGTTTCATCTGA
- a CDS encoding DUF484 family protein, which produces MSNDETNSQTAMMDPDSVRSFLIANPDFVREDAELFSLIVETPRSDGAIDLGAAARDKLRDELRQLRSLNASIVETARANLATQSQTHMAVLALLEVDSLSGLDKKMSTRLTGALGVDVCRVLIEGHAPLQNAESILGAAEGFVGTVLGDHVEMLGPIDPANAHALYGQQGARVSSQAIVRLDFNGHDGLMALAARDAHLFESGQGTELLNFLARAIERMVVQWLHQT; this is translated from the coding sequence ATGTCCAATGACGAGACCAATAGCCAAACGGCAATGATGGATCCGGACAGCGTTCGCAGCTTTCTGATTGCCAACCCGGACTTCGTTCGGGAGGACGCTGAGTTGTTTTCCCTGATCGTTGAAACCCCGCGCAGCGATGGCGCTATCGATCTGGGCGCAGCCGCACGCGACAAGCTCCGCGATGAGCTTCGTCAGCTTAGATCCCTCAATGCCTCGATTGTCGAGACCGCCCGCGCCAACCTCGCAACCCAGTCACAAACCCACATGGCCGTTCTGGCCCTGCTGGAAGTGGATTCGCTCAGTGGCCTCGACAAGAAAATGTCCACCCGATTGACCGGCGCGCTCGGGGTGGATGTGTGCCGTGTCCTGATAGAGGGTCACGCTCCGCTCCAGAATGCCGAGTCGATTCTCGGCGCAGCGGAGGGCTTTGTCGGAACCGTGCTTGGCGATCATGTGGAAATGCTGGGGCCGATCGACCCCGCCAATGCCCATGCGCTGTACGGTCAGCAAGGCGCGCGGGTGAGTTCCCAGGCCATTGTGCGGCTGGACTTCAATGGCCATGACGGGCTGATGGCGCTGGCCGCACGCGACGCGCACCTCTTCGAGTCGGGCCAGGGCACGGAATTGCTCAATTTCCTGGCCCGCGCCATCGAACGCATGGTGGTTCAATGGCTGCATCAGACCTGA
- a CDS encoding tyrosine recombinase XerC, with the protein MAASDLTTPWAVALNTFLSHLSGERRLSPRTLDAYQRDLGGFGDFLLDHLGAAPDLSDLAALSPRDFRAFMAARRRDGLSPRSLARALSAIRTFFAYGKRRWGLDNPALSLVESPKLGRAAPKPVSEGAARQLLAETGARGEPDWIAARDSAVLLLLYGCGLRISEALALAGRDAPLGDTLRIAGKGNKMRIVPVLPAVREAVERYVALCPVPIAPEAALFRGIRGGALGARSVQSLMQTLRGRLGLAETATPHALRHAFATHLLAHGGDLRAIQELLGHASLSTTQIYADVESQRLMAIYDGAHPRARRR; encoded by the coding sequence ATGGCTGCATCAGACCTGACCACGCCCTGGGCTGTCGCGCTGAACACCTTCCTCAGTCATCTGAGCGGGGAACGGCGCTTGTCGCCGCGAACCCTGGATGCCTATCAGCGGGACCTGGGCGGGTTCGGCGATTTCCTGCTCGACCATCTCGGGGCGGCCCCCGACCTGTCTGATCTAGCAGCCCTCTCTCCACGAGACTTCCGGGCCTTCATGGCGGCCCGGAGGCGCGACGGGCTGTCACCACGCTCGCTGGCCCGGGCGCTGTCGGCGATCCGCACCTTCTTTGCCTATGGCAAACGGCGATGGGGGCTCGACAATCCGGCCCTGTCCCTGGTGGAAAGCCCGAAACTCGGACGCGCCGCTCCGAAGCCGGTGAGCGAGGGAGCTGCCCGCCAATTGCTGGCAGAGACCGGCGCCCGCGGAGAGCCGGACTGGATCGCGGCGCGCGATAGCGCGGTACTGCTGCTGCTTTATGGCTGTGGTCTGCGGATTTCCGAAGCGCTCGCCCTCGCCGGCCGGGACGCGCCACTGGGTGACACGCTCCGCATCGCGGGCAAGGGCAACAAGATGCGGATTGTCCCCGTGCTTCCTGCCGTGCGCGAAGCCGTCGAGCGCTATGTGGCGCTATGTCCGGTCCCGATCGCGCCGGAGGCGGCCCTGTTTCGCGGCATTCGCGGCGGGGCGCTGGGCGCGCGCAGCGTGCAGTCATTGATGCAGACGCTGCGAGGGCGCCTGGGTCTGGCCGAGACGGCCACCCCACACGCCCTGCGGCATGCATTCGCAACCCACCTTCTGGCTCACGGCGGAGACTTGCGCGCAATCCAGGAATTGCTGGGCCATGCCAGCCTGTCGACCACGCAGATTTATGCCGATGTCGAGAGCCAACGCCTGATGGCGATCTATGACGGTGCCCATCCGCGCGCGCGCCGACGCTGA
- a CDS encoding winged helix-turn-helix domain-containing protein, with protein sequence MADSFDANALDDVIHGKLRLAIMAFLSAVKDASFGELKTRTSASDGNLSVHLRKLEDAGYVAIEKSFVARKPQTRAALTEAGRAAWIAYLDQLKTLLD encoded by the coding sequence ATGGCTGACAGCTTTGACGCCAACGCCCTCGACGACGTGATCCACGGCAAGCTGAGGCTGGCCATCATGGCCTTTCTCTCGGCCGTCAAGGATGCCAGTTTTGGTGAACTCAAGACCCGAACATCGGCGTCGGATGGCAATCTGTCGGTCCATTTGCGCAAGCTGGAGGACGCCGGCTATGTCGCGATTGAAAAGTCCTTCGTCGCTCGCAAGCCGCAAACGAGGGCCGCGCTGACCGAAGCGGGTCGCGCCGCCTGGATCGCTTATCTCGACCAACTCAAAACACTGCTGGACTGA
- a CDS encoding GNAT family N-acetyltransferase yields MPKPIEIASPRLRLVALNAELASLQLDDRLAFFRALGVDPEPSWPPELMDQAAMEWTRDQLAATPEATGWYGWIYISPVMNRLLGTGGFKGAPDAQGAVEIGYSMLLSYREQGLATEGVVALLDWAYTHDEVKSVIAHTRDDRDASHRVLEKAGFVQGATRHDADQGFDVVEWHHAPDRRAA; encoded by the coding sequence ATGCCGAAGCCGATAGAAATTGCTTCTCCACGCTTGCGGTTGGTCGCGCTCAATGCCGAGCTGGCAAGTCTGCAGCTTGATGACCGGCTTGCGTTTTTCCGGGCACTTGGCGTCGACCCTGAGCCGTCCTGGCCGCCCGAATTGATGGACCAGGCAGCCATGGAGTGGACGCGCGACCAGCTCGCCGCCACGCCGGAGGCGACCGGGTGGTATGGCTGGATCTATATCTCCCCGGTCATGAACCGCTTGCTGGGAACCGGCGGGTTCAAGGGGGCGCCGGATGCGCAGGGTGCGGTCGAGATCGGTTACTCGATGTTGCTCTCCTATCGCGAACAGGGACTTGCGACCGAGGGCGTTGTCGCCCTGCTGGACTGGGCCTACACGCATGATGAGGTCAAATCGGTTATCGCCCATACCCGGGACGACCGCGACGCCTCGCACCGGGTGCTCGAAAAGGCCGGTTTCGTGCAAGGCGCCACCCGTCATGATGCCGATCAGGGTTTCGATGTCGTCGAATGGCACCATGCCCCGGATCGTCGCGCGGCCTGA